In a single window of the Bacteroidales bacterium genome:
- a CDS encoding sensor histidine kinase produces MRLLKTRTIIFFLLYFFSATCVFSQQIDSLFSEYSKYSNKKDNIPLCNTLLELLYKEDCLEKQYYFSEYTPEDSIKITIHYGIAEYYFAKSNYTESISNAELSLKKSIENNDTLYTINNNNVLSCCYQRIGNFDKALESAQKSLFLSRLSKDIENESSTLNNIGTIYIYLKQPQKSVIYLNDALKIERLLKREDKLATRLSNLAEAYLMLNEPKKALSLITEAISIDKKAGRLNKVGIRLSVLGNIYNELSDYKNAEKAYKESIQIFEETKNMASMAISLYQLGMLKLNNNENNDAINYLDRCKAVSDSFNLTYMQAKALYGKYKTYKNIGNNNLALSNLEEYLIVNDSIFKMEMQKQVANFQVQYELQEKVAQIAINEKMLKRSQYISQILLITSISIVIICILLYLFARNKQKYSKKLEEINNSKDKLFSILSHDLKSPAIAQKMIIESTINNIDNLKDTELKKIFTSLRDASEAQLSLIQNLKEWANLQTRETKSTPVVFDLNTIIKDIISLYEISAKQKNIDIKLEIPGNCIVYTDKQQTSTVLRNLINNAIKFSHEGMPVFITVKEKNSTVFVSIKDNGIGLNEEQIKSIFNLGKPIQRDGAKGEKGSGLGLLICIDILKKNKSNLKIESQENKGTEMSFELQKP; encoded by the coding sequence ATGAGACTACTGAAAACAAGAACTATAATATTTTTCCTGCTATATTTCTTTTCTGCTACATGTGTTTTTTCTCAGCAAATTGATAGCCTTTTTTCAGAATACAGCAAGTACTCAAATAAAAAGGATAATATTCCATTATGCAATACTTTATTGGAATTATTATATAAAGAAGATTGTTTAGAAAAACAATACTATTTTTCCGAATACACTCCAGAAGATAGCATTAAAATCACCATACATTATGGTATTGCAGAATATTATTTTGCAAAATCAAATTACACAGAATCCATAAGTAATGCAGAGCTTTCTTTAAAAAAGAGTATTGAAAACAACGACACATTATATACAATAAACAATAATAATGTACTATCATGTTGTTATCAACGCATTGGCAACTTCGATAAAGCCTTAGAATCAGCTCAGAAATCATTGTTTTTATCACGACTTTCTAAGGATATCGAAAATGAAAGCTCCACGCTAAATAATATTGGCACCATATACATATATTTAAAGCAACCCCAAAAAAGTGTAATTTATTTAAACGATGCTTTAAAAATAGAACGCCTATTAAAACGAGAAGACAAGCTAGCAACAAGGCTAAGCAATTTAGCAGAAGCTTATCTAATGCTAAATGAACCCAAAAAAGCTCTATCTTTAATAACAGAGGCTATTAGCATTGACAAAAAAGCAGGAAGACTAAATAAAGTTGGCATAAGGCTTAGCGTTTTAGGTAATATATACAACGAATTAAGCGACTACAAAAATGCAGAAAAAGCATATAAAGAATCCATACAAATTTTTGAAGAAACAAAAAATATGGCTTCCATGGCTATTTCATTATATCAGTTAGGAATGTTAAAGCTAAATAATAATGAAAACAACGATGCCATTAATTATTTGGATAGATGTAAAGCTGTAAGCGATTCTTTTAATTTAACTTATATGCAAGCTAAGGCTCTTTACGGAAAATACAAAACATATAAAAATATTGGCAATAACAACCTAGCTCTGAGCAACTTAGAAGAATATTTGATTGTAAACGATTCTATTTTCAAAATGGAAATGCAAAAACAAGTTGCCAACTTTCAGGTACAATACGAACTACAAGAAAAAGTTGCACAAATAGCAATTAATGAAAAAATGCTAAAGCGCTCACAATATATAAGTCAAATTCTTTTAATTACATCAATATCTATTGTTATTATTTGCATTTTGCTTTATCTTTTTGCAAGAAACAAACAAAAATATTCAAAGAAACTTGAAGAAATCAATAATTCTAAAGACAAGCTTTTTTCGATTCTATCGCATGATTTAAAAAGTCCTGCAATTGCTCAGAAAATGATTATTGAAAGCACTATAAATAATATTGACAACCTTAAAGATACAGAACTTAAGAAAATTTTCACATCTCTACGAGACGCATCTGAAGCTCAATTATCACTAATTCAAAATTTAAAAGAATGGGCAAACTTACAAACTAGAGAAACAAAATCAACTCCTGTCGTATTTGATTTAAACACAATTATAAAAGATATTATTTCTCTTTACGAAATATCTGCAAAGCAAAAAAACATTGATATAAAACTTGAAATTCCTGGCAATTGCATCGTATATACCGACAAACAGCAAACAAGCACAGTTCTTAGAAATCTAATAAATAATGCAATAAAATTTTCACATGAAGGAATGCCTGTTTTTATAACTGTAAAAGAAAAAAACAGCACTGTATTCGTGTCTATAAAAGACAATGGCATTGGCTTAAATGAAGAGCAAATAAAAAGTATTTTCAATTTAGGAAAACCTATACAGCGTGATGGAGCCAAAGGTGAGAAAGGAAGCGGACTTGGTCTTTTAATTTGCATTGATATATTAAAAAAGAATAAATCAAATCTTAAAATTGAAAGTCAGGAAAACAAAGGAACAGAAATGAGTTTTGAACTTCAAAAGCCATAA
- a CDS encoding sodium:solute symporter, whose translation MDYKVILIIFLAYTLLLFFITWLTSRRANNESYFIGNRKSPWFVVAYGMIGASLSGVTYMSVPGMVEQHSFSYFMVVLGFFVGYQIIAFVLLPLYYRLNLTSIYTYLDKRFGNTSYKTGSLLFIISRLLGASMRMFLVVLILQNFLFNDIGIPFAVTATIFILLVLIYTFQGGIKTIIWTDTLQTTFMLGALVYTLFAIASQLDLSIGGLFSTIADSEYSTIINCDYNSKDHWLKQFLSGIFITVTMTGLDQEMMQKNLSCKNIRDAQKNMVSFSFIVVGVTLLFLALGAALYIYTDTMNIQRPALADDLFATVSFKYLPPLAGFVFFIGLISAAYPSADGAVTSLTTAFSIDILKIEKYKSEKLKKRIRLIVHFSFAAVLLGLIIFFNFINDRSIIDKLFTIAGYTYGPLLGLYAFGLYTKRKIKDSLVFIPVIIAPIFCYILANNSKSWFNGYQIGFELIIINGLITIIGLLLLSTKEKLDFKEVK comes from the coding sequence ATGGATTATAAAGTAATATTAATAATATTTTTAGCATATACTTTATTACTTTTTTTCATCACGTGGCTAACAAGCAGAAGAGCAAATAATGAAAGTTATTTTATCGGAAACCGCAAATCTCCATGGTTTGTTGTTGCTTATGGCATGATAGGCGCCTCCTTGTCTGGCGTAACCTACATGTCAGTGCCAGGGATGGTGGAACAACACAGCTTTTCATATTTTATGGTTGTGCTTGGATTTTTTGTAGGATATCAAATTATCGCATTTGTGCTACTTCCTCTTTATTACAGGCTAAATCTGACCTCAATATACACTTATCTAGACAAACGATTTGGCAACACATCTTACAAAACGGGCTCATTGCTGTTTATTATTTCCCGCCTTTTAGGAGCATCTATGAGAATGTTTTTGGTTGTTTTAATTTTACAAAACTTTCTTTTTAATGATATTGGAATTCCTTTTGCTGTAACAGCCACAATTTTTATTTTATTAGTTTTAATCTATACTTTCCAAGGTGGCATTAAAACAATTATTTGGACAGACACCTTACAAACAACTTTCATGCTTGGAGCTTTAGTATATACACTATTTGCCATAGCATCACAACTTGATTTAAGCATAGGCGGTCTTTTTTCAACTATTGCAGATAGCGAATACAGCACCATTATAAATTGCGATTATAATTCCAAAGACCATTGGCTAAAGCAATTTTTAAGCGGAATTTTCATAACTGTTACAATGACTGGACTTGACCAAGAAATGATGCAAAAAAACTTGAGCTGCAAAAACATTCGAGACGCACAAAAAAACATGGTATCTTTTAGCTTTATAGTAGTTGGAGTTACACTTTTATTCTTAGCCTTAGGTGCAGCCCTTTATATCTATACAGACACCATGAATATTCAGCGTCCTGCCCTTGCAGATGACTTGTTTGCAACTGTTAGCTTCAAGTATTTGCCACCTTTAGCTGGATTTGTTTTCTTTATAGGACTCATCTCTGCGGCGTATCCTAGCGCTGACGGAGCCGTTACCTCACTAACCACAGCGTTTTCAATTGATATTCTTAAAATTGAAAAATATAAAAGCGAAAAGTTAAAAAAGCGAATTAGACTAATTGTGCATTTTTCATTTGCAGCAGTATTACTTGGATTAATCATCTTTTTTAATTTTATAAACGACAGGAGTATTATTGATAAATTATTCACAATTGCAGGATACACCTACGGTCCATTACTTGGACTATATGCTTTCGGGCTTTATACCAAAAGAAAGATAAAAGATAGTTTAGTTTTTATCCCTGTGATAATAGCTCCAATATTTTGCTACATACTTGCAAACAACAGCAAAAGCTGGTTTAATGGCTATCAGATTGGCTTTGAGTTGATAATAATTAATGGATTAATTACTATTATAGGTCTATTGCTACTCTCAACAAAAGAAAAATTGGATTTTAAGGAAGTGAAATAA